CCAAAAAATTCGTAACAATTTAGCCCTTTGAAAAACTTGAAACTTTTGTTTGAAAATCCCGACTTTCGCACACGTCATTCCGGTGAAAACCGGAATCCAGGTGTTATGCTGCGACGAAAAGAACCTATAGGGGTAGGAACGGTGCATTGGTTTGCACCGCCCCTCCCTCCGAACCGGACTGGCGGATCTCCCGCATCCGGCTCTCCAGTCGGTGGTTATCCTCATGAGGACTGAAGCAAGGCGCGATGGGCATTATAAAGGCTAAAATACCCAAGGTCCTGAAAGTATTTGTTTGGCCATCGTATGTTGTCCTTGCCCCGGCTAATCCCTTTGCCTTTGCTGTAGCCCCGCAGGATACTTCTGAGCCTGCGTCTTATCCAGCCGTCCAGTGGCTTGAAGGTCGTCCAATGGCTGTGCTTGAAGTATTCAAACCATCCTACGCTCGTTTTGTTGACCTCATCGATGATCTCCGCAATACTGCGGCCATTGCTGCGTTTGGTCTTACGGCGAATGGTGTCTTTGAATTTCTTCATGCTCTTCTTGCGCGGCCAGCGGGTGCCCTTCTCAAAGTGATAGCCGAGAAAGTCGAAGCTCTGGCCGGCTTGTTGTGTGTTAACCAAACTGGTTTTGTCCGCGTGCAGGGTCAGACCCCGAGCTTGGACCAGTTCGTTCACCCGCGTCAATGCCGCTTGAGCTTCTGGCTGGCTCTTGCACAGGATGACGAAATCGTCCGCATAGCGAACCATCTCGTATCCCTCCGTCTTCATGACCTTGTCCACCTCGTGCAGATAAATGTTGGACAGCAGCGGGCTGATCACCGCCCCTTGTGGCGAGCCCGTTTCCGGCGTCCACAGTTTCAGGTCTTGCAAAATCTGCTGTTTGAGAAAGCTTTCGATCAATTCCAGTACGCGGCTGTCAGCGATGCGCTGTTGCACCTCTTTCATCAGGCGTTCATGCCCGATGGTTTCAAAGTAGCTCTTAAGGTCGGCGTCCACTACCCACGTGTTGCCTGCCCTGAGCAATCGCTCGACGCTTCGAAGGGCATCCTTGCACCCTATGCCGGGCCGGAAGCCAAAGCTGGTGTCCATGAACTCATGCTCGAAGATCGGTTCGATGACCATCTTGAGCGCTGTCTGCACCACTTTGTCCCGCACCGTCGGTATTCCCAGCGGCCGCTTGTCCTTGCTGCCGGGCTTGTCGATGTAGGTGCGACGTATCGGCCTGGGCCGATATGTACCGGTGCGCAGTTCCTCTTCAAGTTTTGCCAGGTTCTTCGTCAGTTGCTCCTCAAACTGTTCCAGACTTTGTTGGTCCGATCCTACCGCGCGACCTTTGCCTCTGACCTGTTGCCATGCCTCCAGAAGGACTTGGGGCCGGTGTACCTTGTCATTCAGGCTGAACCAAACGCCTCCTTTCACCCCCTTTTCCAGGGCCTCCAGCATACGATCCGTCCATACCGTACGTTGTACCCAGCTCCATTGACCGGAACGGATTTCTCCTGCTTGCTTAGTCCTTGCGGGCACTGTCGCAGGTTTGTTTTCGCACGCTATGTCCTTCACCTATCCACCTTCCTGCGTCCCTTGACTCCACGGGCATTACCCCGCTTCCTTGCTAATATGGACGCTCTGACTCCTGCCCGTACGGCTCTCCGTCTACTTGTTGAGCAGACTCGATTCCAACCTTTACACAGGCAGGTCTCCCTGGTTCACATGGCGCGACCTTCAATGCATTCCGTCACCAAACACCTGACGCGTCCCGTCATCGCTTTTGTGCTGCCCGCCCAGCGTGATGGGCTTCCAGGACCATTTCGCTTCCGTGGGACTCGCAGTCGTTCACGGGGTTTATACCAACCTGGGGTAAGCTTTCGCTCCTGGTCTGGACTTCGCCTCGAATCCGCAGGCTCGTCACTACGTACGGCCGAATCGTGTTCGCACTATTACTACGGACTGCATGTTCGCCTTGGGTTGCTCCCCACCCCACCTCGCGGTGACGCAGTTACCTTTGGCTACCGGGCTCGGGCATCTCCCGGAGGAGGACTTTCACCTCCCAAATCACGCCTGCTTCCAGGCGCACGGATTCCGGTTTTCACCGGAATGACGGAGAGGTTGTCGACGTTTTTTGAAAAAGCTAAACTGATACAAAAAATTCTATCCATTTTGCGTAGAAATTTATTCCTAAGTTACTAAGGGAGAACGATGATGGCTGACCGGATTGATCCTGATTTGATGACCCAATTAAAAAAGTTCGGCCTGTCCGATGCCACGGAATGCTTCAATTGCGGCAATTGCACGGCCGTCTGCGCTTTGTCTTCGGAATCCACCCCCTTCCCCAGGAAGGTCATCCGCTATTTGCAGTTGGGCTTAAAATCCAAACTGGCCGGGAGCGTGGAACCCTGGCTCTGTTATTACTGCGGCGACTGTTCCAAAACCTGTCCGCGGCAGGCCAATCCGGGGGAAGTCATGATGGGGCTCCGCCGATTTCTGACTGCATCTTATGACTGGACCGGCATTTCGCGCCTTTTCTATACCTCAAAAATATTTGAAGTCCTGTCGCTTTTGGTGGTAGCCGCCCTGGTGGGCCTGGGCTTTTATTTCTTTCACGGTCCCATGCTGACCGATCGTGTGGCCTTAAATGTCTTTGCCCCCAACACGACCATTGAGATCCTGGACCTGATTATGCTGGGCGTCCTGTCTTTTTTCCTCTTGAGCAATGCTTACCGGATGTCAAAAGCCGTTATGGCCGACGGGCCGGCAGCCGGACCGGAGTCTCGGCCCAAAGGGATATTCGGGATCCCTTTGTTAGTTTATGCCAGGGAGGCCAAGGAATTCATCCTTCAGTTTACGACCCAGAAGAGATTTAACGCTTGCGGGACCCCCTCGCAAAGGACCCAGTGGCTGGTCCATCTACTGATCATGACCGGATACTCCACCGTCTTTCTGCTGGTGGTGGTGGGCATCCGTTGGTTTCAACGGGATGAAATCTATCCTTTATGGCACCCCATCCGGTTGCTGGGCTATTATTCCACCTTTGCCATCCTCTACGGTGTCACTTACGCCCTGGTCGGCAGGATCAGGAAAAGCAAAACCGTTTACCAGCATTCCCATTCATCGGACTGGGTCTTTTTAATCATGCTTTGGCTGACCGCTTTCAGCGGCATCTTGATTCACTTTGCCCAGTTGCTGGTTATGCCTCTGACCACCTACTTTATCTATGTCATTCACCTGATGATCGCTGTCCCTATGCTGGTCATTGAAGTCCCTTTTGCCAAGTGGACCCACCAGCTTTACAGGCCCCTGGTCCTTTATCTGACGAAAGTCAAGGAAAGGGCTCTGCAGGAGGAAACTGAATCCG
The nucleotide sequence above comes from Deltaproteobacteria bacterium. Encoded proteins:
- the ltrA gene encoding group II intron reverse transcriptase/maturase, whose translation is MLEALEKGVKGGVWFSLNDKVHRPQVLLEAWQQVRGKGRAVGSDQQSLEQFEEQLTKNLAKLEEELRTGTYRPRPIRRTYIDKPGSKDKRPLGIPTVRDKVVQTALKMVIEPIFEHEFMDTSFGFRPGIGCKDALRSVERLLRAGNTWVVDADLKSYFETIGHERLMKEVQQRIADSRVLELIESFLKQQILQDLKLWTPETGSPQGAVISPLLSNIYLHEVDKVMKTEGYEMVRYADDFVILCKSQPEAQAALTRVNELVQARGLTLHADKTSLVNTQQAGQSFDFLGYHFEKGTRWPRKKSMKKFKDTIRRKTKRSNGRSIAEIIDEVNKTSVGWFEYFKHSHWTTFKPLDGWIRRRLRSILRGYSKGKGISRGKDNIRWPNKYFQDLGYFSLYNAHRALLQSS
- a CDS encoding 4Fe-4S dicluster domain-containing protein, with translation MMADRIDPDLMTQLKKFGLSDATECFNCGNCTAVCALSSESTPFPRKVIRYLQLGLKSKLAGSVEPWLCYYCGDCSKTCPRQANPGEVMMGLRRFLTASYDWTGISRLFYTSKIFEVLSLLVVAALVGLGFYFFHGPMLTDRVALNVFAPNTTIEILDLIMLGVLSFFLLSNAYRMSKAVMADGPAAGPESRPKGIFGIPLLVYAREAKEFILQFTTQKRFNACGTPSQRTQWLVHLLIMTGYSTVFLLVVVGIRWFQRDEIYPLWHPIRLLGYYSTFAILYGVTYALVGRIRKSKTVYQHSHSSDWVFLIMLWLTAFSGILIHFAQLLVMPLTTYFIYVIHLMIAVPMLVIEVPFAKWTHQLYRPLVLYLTKVKERALQEETESETIIAVPKANLAEMG